From the genome of Oncorhynchus clarkii lewisi isolate Uvic-CL-2024 chromosome 11, UVic_Ocla_1.0, whole genome shotgun sequence, one region includes:
- the LOC139420456 gene encoding GTPase IMAP family member 4-like isoform X1, with translation MESEKEVQSIGDVPDPEEEEKRLAAAAREANHLTELRLVLLGWRWPGKSLTGNTILGHEEFRLERAAEFCVKRQTEVEGRQVTVIDTPGWFSTQSTPPVYQQEMVRGASMCGPQGPHAFLLVIPVGMFTEVDRARIEEHLALFGERVWRHTIVVFTWADVLRNMSIERHIKREGKDLQWVLEKCKMRYFVISNYIFGEHPQLRQLMEKIEKVVAEEGIYNPEDVEEKKPLGQNQNQTQNRELGARPKVNSAVGLAKMDMDPPHNSVDGLTD, from the exons ATGGAATCGGAGAAAGAAGTGCAATCAATAG GAGATGTCCCTGAcccagaggaggaagagaagaggctggcgGCAGCAGCCCGGGAAGCCAACCATCTAACTGAGTTGAGGCTGGTGCTGTTGGGCTGGAGGTGGCCTGGGAAGAGCCTGACAGGCAACACCATACTGGGCCACGAGGAGTTCCGCCTGGAGCGGGCGGCTGAATTCTGCGTCAAGCGTCAGACTGAGGTGGAGGGGCGCCAGGTGACGGTAATAGACACGCCGGGCTGGTTCTCGACACAGTCCACGCCACCAGTTTACCAGCAGGAGATGGTGCGGGGCGCCTCCATGTGCGGGCCCCAGGGCCCCCACGCTTTCTTGCTGGTCATCCCTGTGGGCATGTTTACCGAGGTGGACCGGGCCCGCATCGAGGAGCACTTGGCTCTGTTCGGGGAGCGTGTGTGGAGGCATACCATCGTGGTGTTCACCTGGGCAGATGTGCTGAGGAACATGTCCATCGAGAGGCACATCAAGCGAGAGGGGAAGGATCTGCAGTGGGTGCTGGAAAAGTGCAAGATGCGGTACTTTGTCATCAGCAACTACATATTTGGGGAGCACCCCCAGCTGCGACAGCTTATGGAGAAGATAGAGAAGGTGGTGGCAGAGGAGGGCATCTATAACCCAGAGGATGTGGAGGAGAAGAAACCTCTGGGCCAGAAtcagaaccaaacccagaaccgGGAGCTTGGAGCAAGGCCCAAAGTGAATTCTGCCGTAGGATTGGCCAAAATGGACATGGACCCGCCCCACA ATTCAGtggatggactgactgactga
- the LOC139420456 gene encoding GTPase IMAP family member 4-like isoform X2 — protein MESEKEVQSIGDVPDPEEEEKRLAAAAREANHLTELRLVLLGWRWPGKSLTGNTILGHEEFRLERAAEFCVKRQTEVEGRQVTVIDTPGWFSTQSTPPVYQQEMVRGASMCGPQGPHAFLLVIPVGMFTEVDRARIEEHLALFGERVWRHTIVVFTWADVLRNMSIERHIKREGKDLQWVLEKCKMRYFVISNYIFGEHPQLRQLMEKIEKVVAEEGIYNPEDVEEKKPLGQNQNQTQNRELGARPKVNSAVGLAKMDMDPPHKKNP, from the exons ATGGAATCGGAGAAAGAAGTGCAATCAATAG GAGATGTCCCTGAcccagaggaggaagagaagaggctggcgGCAGCAGCCCGGGAAGCCAACCATCTAACTGAGTTGAGGCTGGTGCTGTTGGGCTGGAGGTGGCCTGGGAAGAGCCTGACAGGCAACACCATACTGGGCCACGAGGAGTTCCGCCTGGAGCGGGCGGCTGAATTCTGCGTCAAGCGTCAGACTGAGGTGGAGGGGCGCCAGGTGACGGTAATAGACACGCCGGGCTGGTTCTCGACACAGTCCACGCCACCAGTTTACCAGCAGGAGATGGTGCGGGGCGCCTCCATGTGCGGGCCCCAGGGCCCCCACGCTTTCTTGCTGGTCATCCCTGTGGGCATGTTTACCGAGGTGGACCGGGCCCGCATCGAGGAGCACTTGGCTCTGTTCGGGGAGCGTGTGTGGAGGCATACCATCGTGGTGTTCACCTGGGCAGATGTGCTGAGGAACATGTCCATCGAGAGGCACATCAAGCGAGAGGGGAAGGATCTGCAGTGGGTGCTGGAAAAGTGCAAGATGCGGTACTTTGTCATCAGCAACTACATATTTGGGGAGCACCCCCAGCTGCGACAGCTTATGGAGAAGATAGAGAAGGTGGTGGCAGAGGAGGGCATCTATAACCCAGAGGATGTGGAGGAGAAGAAACCTCTGGGCCAGAAtcagaaccaaacccagaaccgGGAGCTTGGAGCAAGGCCCAAAGTGAATTCTGCCGTAGGATTGGCCAAAATGGACATGGACCCGCCCCACA AGAAGAATCCATGA